The Streptomyces achromogenes DNA segment GCGGAGGCCGAAAGACTCGTACGCGCTTACGGCAAGGTTCTCGACGCACCCCGCGGGTCCCTCACCCACCTCTTTCCCGAGCCCGCCGTCCTGGCGGAGGCCGAGCACGAGGGCCCTCTGGGACCGCTCGCGGCGGCTCTCGCCGACGGCGCCGTACGGCTTGACGCCGGTGCCGACCGGGACGACGCCGAGGAGGCGCTGCTGGCCCTGCCCGGCCTGGACGTCGGCACCGTCGCGGACATCCGTGCCCGTGCCCTCGGCGATCCCGACGTCGGCCCACCCGGCGTGGACACGCCCGACAGCTGGCGCCCCTGGCGCACGTACGCCGCGCACCACCTGCGTACCGCGGAGGAACGATGACCGGGCCGGCTGCCATGAGCGGGTCGACCGACCCCGCCTACCCGACCGACCCCACCGGCCTGAGCGAACCCATCCGACTGACCAACCCGACAGCACCGACGGATCCGAGCGAACCGGCCGTCCCGACCGAACTGACACACTCGAGGGAGCCGATGTACCCGGTGGAGCCGACCCATCCGATGAACTCGTCGCCATTGCTGCCTCCGACGCCCTCCGGACGCCCCGTGGAAACCGTAGAAACAGCAGAAACCACAGGAAGCACAGAAACCGTAGGAAACGTAGAAAATGCGGAAGGCCCGGCCCGCCCGACGGTGAACGGTCCGACGTACTGGGCACATGTGGATAGCCCGCTCGGATCGCTGCTGCTCACCGCGGACCCAGACGGAGTGCTGACCAGCCTCTCCGTGCCCGGCCAGAAGGGTGGACGAACCGTCCAGCAGGACTGGCGGCACGATCGCGGTCCGTTCCGCTCGGCCGAGGAACAGCTTGCCGCCTACTTCGCCGCTGATCTGAAGGAATTCCGACTGCCGCTGCGCAGTGCGGGCACCGCGTTCCGTGAGCGGGTGTGGGCCGCCCTCGACTCCGTCCCGTACGGCGCGACCACGACATACGGCGAGGTCGCGGCCCGGCTCGGGGTGTCGCGGATGGCCGTGCGCGCCGTCGGGGGGGCCGTCGGCGCGAACCCGCTGCTCATCGTGCGCCC contains these protein-coding regions:
- a CDS encoding methylated-DNA--[protein]-cysteine S-methyltransferase, with translation MNGPTYWAHVDSPLGSLLLTADPDGVLTSLSVPGQKGGRTVQQDWRHDRGPFRSAEEQLAAYFAADLKEFRLPLRSAGTAFRERVWAALDSVPYGATTTYGEVAARLGVSRMAVRAVGGAVGANPLLIVRPCHRVIGADGSLTGYAGGLDRKMRLLTLEGSLRVQR